In Primulina huaijiensis isolate GDHJ02 unplaced genomic scaffold, ASM1229523v2 scaffold20025, whole genome shotgun sequence, the following are encoded in one genomic region:
- the LOC140966091 gene encoding uncharacterized protein — protein MRVLNGLSFSFCFSICSSPSFPFFEPISLPCFSSSISDRFQGGRKVNCCTETSDKQLRSSQKMDGKMLHFEKSGCCVGDKYPCVWSSPEGGKNIDIGKQIFCSRSLNMRNIVAVGFDMDYTLAQYKSETFESLAYEGTVKKLVNDLGYPIELLEWSFDWTYMVRGLVLDKKRGNILKMDRHKYVKVAYHGFKELSKEDKVSTYGSTLIRDAFDEPEYALIDTLFSLAEAYLFAQLVDFKDANPGKISADYSRMYKDVRAAVDLCHRDGTLKKMVAIDPKRYINEDSSILPMLKMLRESGRATFLVTNSLWDYTNIVMNFLCGPGALDDGSASSFDWLQYFDVVITGSAKPSFFHDENRANLFEVDPESGMLLNTDNGTPMPQVDGSLRLPLKSLDKSCRVFQGGNVGHLHKLLSIESSSQVLYVGDHIYGDILRSKKVLGWRTMLVVPELEKEVELLWTLRDTRKQLQLLRNERDHIEDKIHHLKWSLKFDGGNDVDEEKKIAELYILQTQQEHMRLSHQQAQRECHQKFHKVWGQLMKTGYQNSRFAHQVERFACLYTSQVTNLSLYSPDKYYRPNEDFMPHEFDVLAL, from the exons ATGCGTGTTCTGAATGGTCTCTCGTTTTCATTTTGCTTCTCTATCTGTTCCTCGCCATCCTTTCCATTTTTTGAGCCCATTTCGTTGCCTTGTTTCTCTTCTTCGATTTCTGATCGCTTCCAGGGTGGAAGGAAGGTGAATTGCTGTACAG aAACAAGTGATAAACAACTTCGTAGCAGTCAAAAAATGGACGGCAAAATGTTGCATTTTGAGAAGAGTGGTTGCTGTGTGGGTGATAAATATCCCTGTGTGTGGTCATCTCCTGAAGGAGGAAAAAATATCGATATAGGAAAGCAGATCTTTTGCAGCAGATCTTTAAATATGAGAAATATAGTCGCTGTTGGGTTTGACATGGATTACACTCTGGCGCAATACAAATCAGAGACGTTTGAATCACTTGCCTATGAAGGCACGGTCAAGAAACTGGTTAATGATCTAGGGTACCCAATAGAG TTGCTGGAATGGTCGTTTGACTGGACATACATGGTCAGAGGATTGGTTCTAGATAAAAAGAGAGGCAACATATTGAAG ATGGATCGACACAAGTATGTGAAAGTAGCTTATCATGGATTCAAAGAGTTGTCAAAAGAAGATAAAGTCTCCACGTATGGAAGTACATTGATACGTGATGCATTCGATGAGCCAGAATATGCTCTTATCGATACCCTTTTTTCTCTGGCTGAGGCTTACTTATTCGCGCAGCTAGTTGACTTCAAGGATGCTAACCCAGGgaaaatttcagcaga TTACTCTCGTATGTATAAAGATGTTCGAGCTGCAGTTGATTTGTGTCATCGTGATGGAACATTGAAGAAAATGGTTGCAATTGATCCTAAAAG ATACATCAATGAAGACAGCTCTATACTTCCCATGCTGAAGATGCTTCGAGAATCTGGTCGTGCTACGTTTCTGGTTACCAACAG CCTTTGGGATTACACTAATATTGTAATGAACTTTCTTTGTGGCCCTGGAGCATTGGATGATGGCTCTGCTTCCAGCTTTGATTGGCTTCAGTATTTTGATGTTGTTATTACTGGAAG TGCAAAACCAAGTTTTTTCCATGATGAAAATCGTGCTAATCTTTTTGAGGTTGATCCGGAGTCAGGGATGCTTCTCAATACTGATAACGGTACACCTATGCCTCAG GTAGATGGTTCTCTAAGGCTGCCATTGAAGAGCCTGGATAAAAGTTGTCGAGTTTTTCAG GGAGGAAATGTAGGCCATCTGCATAAACTACTATCCATTGAGTCCAGCTCCCAG GTACTTTACGTTGGAGATCACATCTATGGAGATATCTTGCGCAGTAAAAAAGTTTTAG GTTGGAGGACGATGCTCGTTGTTCCGGAGCTTGAGAAAGAAGTTGAACTTCTCTGGACACTCAGGGATACTCGCAAG CAACTTCAATTATTGAGAAATGAGCGTGATCACATTGAAGACAAGATACATCATCTGAAGTGGTCACTCAA GTTCGATGGTGGGAATGATGTGGATGAGGAAAAGAAAATTGCCGAGCTTTACATACTGCAG ACTCAGCAAGAGCACATGCGACTTAGTCATCAACAAGCCCAACGAGAATGCCATCAAAAG TTCCATAAAGTGTGGGGACAACTGATGAAAACTGGGTACCAAAATTCTCGGTTTGCACATCAG gTGGAGAGATTTGCTTGCCTTTACACTAGCCAAGTGACCAATTTGAGCCTTTACTCACCTGATAAATATTACCGACCAAATGAAGATTTCATGCCCCATGAATTTGACGTTTTGGCTTTATGA